The following coding sequences are from one Lolium rigidum isolate FL_2022 chromosome 6, APGP_CSIRO_Lrig_0.1, whole genome shotgun sequence window:
- the LOC124663437 gene encoding rhomboid-like protein 20, with protein sequence MPAMSGGLPGFHNAPVSRAVVVAAVLFSVPFGFRGRFLDLGLSYQSIYENLRIWRVIASQFAFSSTPELIFGVALLYYFRVFERQIGSNKYAVFIAFSMTVSVLLQILALAYLQDPSFNPLTSGPYGLIFASFVPFFFDIPISTKFRIFGLRLCDKSFIYLAGLQLLFSSGRRSVIPGLSGILAGLLYRLNIFGIRRLKVPDCATSIFSRLSWPWPNISYQRLPISSTDENIPRRQAHQMEDEHTTTLDPMESSIATLVSMGFDRASAVQALALTNNDVNLASNILLEAQ encoded by the exons ATGCCGGCGATGAGCGGCGGGCTTCCGGGTTTCC ACAATGCGCCGGTGTCGAGAGCCGTGGTCGTCGCTGCCGTGCTCTTCTCCGTCCCCTTCGGCTTCCGCGGCCGCTTCCTCGACCTTGGCCTGTCCTACCAG AGTATTTACGAAAATCTGAGGATATGGAGGGTGATCGCCTCGCAGTTTGCTTTCTCGTCGACGCCTGAGCTGATCTTTGGAGTGGCTTTGCTGTACTACTTTAGGGTGTTTGAGCGGCAGATAGGCTCGAACAAGTATGCA GTATTCATTGCATTCTCCATGACTGTGTCCGTACTGCTTCAGATCCTAGCTTTAGCTTACCTGCAAG ATCCATCTTTCAACCCATTGACATCTGGACCATATGGTCTCATATTTGCATCTTTTGTACCCTTCTTCTTTGACATTCCCATCTCAACAAAGTTTCGCATATTTGGGCTGCGTTTATGTGACAAGTCATTCATATATTTGGCAGGACTCCAG CTTCTTTTCTCATCTGGAAGACGTTCTGTTATACCTGGACTGTCTGGTATACTGGCTGGGCTTTTGTACCGTCTAAACATATTCGGTATCCGCAGGCTGAAG GTCCCAGATTGTGCAACTTCAATCTTCTCCCGGTTATCATGGCCATGGCCTAACATCTCTTATCAAAGATTACCAATTTCAAGCACTGATGAAAATATTCCTCGTCGCCAAGCTCATCAGATGGAG GACGAGCACACAACTACCCTGGATCCTATGGAGTCCTCAATCGCCACGCTAGTTTCCATGGGTTTTGATCGTGCTTCTGCAGTTCAGGCTCTTGCACTGACAAATAATGATGTCAATTTGGCCTCAAATATCCTGCTCGAAGCACAGTGA